The following is a genomic window from Amycolatopsis sp. BJA-103.
ATAGCGGCCGTGCACGAGCGCGTCGAGGTAGAACCGCGTTCCGAGCCCGTCCTCGAACCGGGCGGCCTCGCGGTCGGCCTCGCTGGGGGTGGCCGGATCGGCGGTGCTCAGGTTGAGCGTGATGCCGAACTTCGTCCCGGGCGGCGCGAGTTCCCGCATCCGCCGCACGGCGAGGCCGTGGCCGAGCAGCAGGTGATGCGCCGCCGCCATCCCCGCCTTCGCGTCCCGGCGGCCGGGCGCCATCACCCCGTGGACGTAACCGTGCATGGCCGTGCACCACGGCTCGCTCAGCGTGGTCCAGTGGCGGACGCGGTCGCTCAGCCGCTCGAACACGAGCATCGCGTAGTCGGCGAAACGGACAGCGGTGTCGCGGGCGGGCCAGCCGCCCGCGTCCTCGAGGTGCTGCGGCAGATCCCAGTGGTACAGCGTCAGCCACGGATCGATGCCGTTGTTGAGCAGTTCGTCGACCAGCCGGTCGTAGAAGGCGATCCCGGCGGGGTTGACGCTGCCGCGCCCGCGCGGCTGCACCCTCGGCCAGGACACGGAGAACCGGTAGGTGTCGACGCCGAGTTCCTTCACCAGCGCGACGTCGGCGGGCATCCGGTGGTAGTGGTCGCAGGCGACCTCGCCGGTGTCACCGTGGTCGATCGCCCAGGGCGACTGGCCGTAGGTGTCCCAAATGGACGGTGTTCGTCCGTCTTCGGCTACCGCGCCTTCGATCTGGTAGGCCGAGCTGCCGACACCCCACCGGAAATCGGACGGCAAGGTGCCGATGAGCTCGTTTTCCTCCGTCACGGCGCCCTCCTTCCGGCCAGCCTGCCTTATTTCACCAGTTAATACATGGCGGAGGCTAAGGTCGTGGGGCATCCTGGAAAGGTCCGCCGCCATAAGATGGGTATCCGCATGCCTGCCAAGCGCACCACCGTCCGTGACCTGCGGCGGCACAACCGTTCCCTCCTGCTGTCGAAACTCTACTTCGACGGCCCGCTCAGCCGCCACGAATTGAGCGGTCTGACCGGATTGAGCGCCGCGACCGTCAGCAACGTGACCGCCGAACTCGGCGAAGAACGCCTCATCACCGAAGCCGGGCTGGTCGAATCCGACGGCGGCAGGCCCCGTGTCCTGCTCCGCGTCGATCCGGCGTATGGCCACGTCGCCGGCGTCGACATCGGCGAGACCGGGGTGAAGGTCGAACTGTTCGACCTCACCATGAACCGGCTCGCCACCGTCGAGCACCCCCTCGCCTCCCCGCGGCCGGACGCGGCATCGGCCGTCACCCAGGTGGCGTCCGGAATCCGGGAAGTGATCGCGGAATCGGGCATCGACGAAGCGACCGTGCTCGGTGTCGGCGTCGGCGTTCCCGGCACGGTCGAACAGGGCTCTGCCGAAAAGGGCGGGGCGCTCCGCGTGCACGCGCCCACCATCGGCTGGAAAGAGGTCCCGCTCACCGATCTCCTGCGCGCGGAGGGCGTCGAGCTGCCGTTGTTCGTCGACAACGGGGCGAAAACCCAGGGCCAGGGGGAAATGTGGTTCGGCGCCGGTCGCGGCGCCCGGCACGCGGTGATCGTCCTGATCGGCTCGGGGGTCGGCGCGGCCGTGGTCACCGACGGCACCACCTATCGGGGCTCCACCAGCAGCGCGGGCGAATGGGGCCATACGACGATCGTCTACGGCGGACAGGACTGCCGCTGCGGATCACGCGGCTGCCTGGAGTCCTACGTCGGCGCGGAAGGCGTCCTCGCGCGCTATCGCAAGGCGCGCGGCGGGAAGACCACTTCGGACGAGGACGAGCAGACGCAGTTCGCCGCGCTGCTGGAGTCGGCGGGCAAGTCGAAGGCCGCCGCCAAGGTGCTGGAGGAGACGGCGGGCTATCTCGGCGCCGGGATCGGCAACCTGATCAACCTCTTCAACCCGGAGCGGATCGTGCTGGGCGGTTGGGCCGGGCTGGCGCTCGGCGAGGAGTACCTGCCCGAGATCCGGCGTGTGGCGGGCGAGCACGCGCTCGCGCACGTGTTCGACCAGACCGAGATCGAACTCGGGCAGCTCGGGCCGGACGCCGTCGCCATAGGAGCCGCCACCCTCCCGGTCGCCGCCCTGCTGGACCAGGGCGCGGACCCGCGGACGGCCGGGTCCAAGCGCGGGACCGCCGCCTAAGCCTTAATTCGAGGTCAAAAAATACGTCTTGTCGCAGTGGTCAAGACCATGCATACTTTGTTGCCAGGCGCAACAAAGTAGTTTCGCCGTGCGCCTTCTCCTCGTGTCCCCAACGGTCAGAGAGGCGACAACGATGTCCATCTCCGCACGTTTCCGCCGTGTTTTTCGAAGGAGCACCGCGGTGCTCGCCGCCGCCGTCCTGCTCGGCTCGCTCCCGGCGACCGCCCAAGCCCCAGCATCCGAAGCCGCGGTCATGGCCGCGACGTTCACCGACGACTTCAACGGCCCCGCGGGCGCCGGCATCGACACCTCGAAGTGGCACTTCGAGACCGGTGACAACGTGAACAACCACGAACGGCAGTGGTACACGTCCGGGACGAACAACGCGGCGCTCGACGGCCAGGGCAACCTCGTCATCACCGCGAAGAAGGAGAATCCGGGCAACTACAACTGCTGGTACGGGCGCTGCGAGTACACCTCGGCCCGGTTGTCCACGCAGGGACAGTTCACCCAGACCTACGGCCGGTTCGAAGCACGGATGAAACTGCCGCGCGGACAAGGGATGTGGCCCGCGTTCTGGATGCTCGGCGCCGACATCGGCAACGTCGGCTGGCCCAACAGCGGCGAGATCGACATCATGGAGAACGTCGGCTTCGAGCCGAACACGGTGCACGGAACGCTTCACGGCCCCGGTTACTCCGGCGCGGGCGGGATCGGCGCGGGTTACAACGGCCCGAACTTCTCCGACGACTTCCACACCTACGCCGTCGACTGGGCACCGAACCAGATCCGGTGGTACGTGGACGGGAACCTCTACCAGACCCGCACGCCCGCCGATCTCAACGGCAACCGCTGGGTCTTCGACCACCCCTTCTACCTGATCCTGAACCTCGCCGTCGGCGGCTACTGGCCGGGAGACCCGAACTCCAGCACCGTGTTCCCGCAGCGCCTCGTCGTCGACTACGTGCACGTCAACTCCAGCAACACTTCCGGGAACACCGGGCGGATCACCGGGATCGGCGGGAAGTGCGTCGACGTCGCCGCCGCGAACAGCGCCAACGGCACCCCGATCCAGATCACCGACTGCAACGGCAACGCGGCGCAGAACTGGACCGTCGGCGGCGACGGGACGATCCGCGCGCTGGGCAAGTGCCTGGACGTCTCCGGCGGCGGGACCGCGGACGGCACCGCCGTGCAACTGTGGGACTGCAACGGTTCCGGCGCGCAGCGGTGGGCGGTCAGCGGCGCGCGTGACATCGTGAACCCGCAGGCGAACAAGTGTCTCGACGCCACCGGGAACTCGTCCGCGAACGGGACCAGGCTGCAGATCTGGACCTGCGGCGGTGGCGCGAACCAGAAGTGGACGACCCCCTGACCCACCGCGTTTCGTCCTCTGGTCGCGGTCGTTCGCACTCGGAACCACCGCGACCAGAGGACGAATTGCGTCAGGGGGAGCGTTCGGCGTAGGCCTCGACGAGCTGGTTTTCGGCGTCGGTGAGGTACTGCGCGAGGAGCGCTTCGGCGCCGGCGCCGTCACCGGCCTCGATGCGCTCGAGGATCTCCGCGTTGCGTTTGAGGTACGGCTCGTGGAAGCGCCGCGGATCGGCCATCATGTGGAACACCAGCCGGAGTTCGGCGAAGATGCCACGCATCAGCTCGTCGATCCGTTCGCTGCCACCGAGTTCCGCGATCGCCGAGTGGAACCGGATGTTCGCGGTGCCGAGGTCCTGCCAGCGCTCGCTCCGCTCGGCGAGCCTGCCGTCCTCGACCATGCGCGCGAGCTTCGCGAACGTCGGCGGCTTCTCCGTCACCGCGCGGACCGCCGAGCACTCGACGACCTTGCGCACCTTGTAGAGATCGACGACGTCCTCGACCGACAGCACCCGCACGAAGACACCGCGGTTGAGCTCGTGGGTCAGCAGCCGTTCATGCGTGAGCAGCCGGAAAGCCTCGCGCAGCGTGTTGCGGGAGACGCCCAGCGCCGAGCCGATGTCGTGTTCCGAGAGCCGCATGCCGGGCAGGAAGAAGCCTTCGGCGATGCGCGTGCGCAGGACCCCCGCGACCCGCTCGGCGGTGCTGGTGCGGCTGATCATGCCCCGGTCGGCTTCGAGTCCTTGCACTGAGACGGGACCACCCTCCGCGATCGTCACGTAACGGATCCTACCTACGGACAAGAGGGCAAGCCAAGGATCCTCTTGTGGAATTGTTGAACAATACCTACAGTGGCTATCCATGTGACCCGTGCCACCATGAACAGTCACCTCTGGAGGTGCCGATGACCGCGACAGCCACTACCGAAGACACTCGCCCCTTCGCCTGGTTCCGCACGCTCGGTTCGCGAGGCCGCCGGGCCTTCGTCGGCGCGTTCGGCGGGTACGGGCTCGACTCGTTCGACTACCAGACCTTGCCGCTCGGCCTGGCCGCGATCACCGCCTACTACGGGCTTTCCGGTGGTGAAGCGGGCCTGCTCGGCACGACGACGCTGGTGGTTTCGGCGATCGGCGGCATCGGCGCGGGCATCCTGGCCGACCGCATCGGCCGCGTGCGCACCCTCCAGATCACCATCGCGATGTACACGATCTTCACCGTGCTCTGCGGGTTCGCGCCGAACTTCGAAACGCTCCTGGTCTTCCGCGCCCTGCAGGGTCTCGGGTTCGGCGGCGAGTGGGCCGCCGGCGCCGCGCTGGTGGCGGAGTACTCGCAGGCGAAATATCGCGGCCGCACGGTCGCCTTCGTGCAGAGTGCCTGGGCTGTCGGCTGGGCGCTGTCGGTCGTCGTCTACACGGTGGTCTTCAGCATCTGGAGCCCGGACATCGCCTGGCGCGTCATGTTCTGGACCGGTGTCATCCCGGCACTGCTGGTGCTGTGGGTCCGGCGGAACGTCCAGGACGCGCCCGTCGCGGAGGCCGCCCGCGCGGCCAAGAAGGAACGCGGTTCGTTCAAGGGCATCTTCAAGCCGGACCTGCTGCGCACGACGTTCTTCGCCGCGCTGCTCGCGACCGGTGTCCAGGGCGGTTACTACACGCTCGCGACCTGGCTGCCGAGCTACCTGAAGACCACCCGGGGCCTCACCGTCATCGGGACGGGCGGCTATCTCGCGTTCCTGATCTCCGGCGCGTTCATCGGCTACGTCACCGGCGGCTATCTCACGGATCTCTTGGGACGCAAGAAAACGTTCCTGTTGTTCTCGGTGCTTTCGGCGGGCCTGATCATCGCGTACACCCAGATCCCGGCGGGCGCGAACACACTCGTGCTGTTCCTCGGTTTCCCGCTCGGGTTCTCGATGTCCGCGATCTTCAGCGGATTCGGCGCGTTCCTCGCCGAGCTGTACCCGTCGGCGCTGCGCGGGACCGGGCAGGGCTTCACCTACAACCTCGGCCGGGCCATCGGCGCGACCTTCCCCGCCGTGGTCGGTTTCCTCGGCGCGGGCGGCGCGATGGTGTTCGGCGCGGTCGGCTACGGAATCGCCATCCTGGCACTGCTCGGCCTGCCCGAGACACGCGGCCGCGAACTCCTGTGACGACAATCGGACGAGGAGGCACCGCGATGACCACCTTCGACGAACCGGCGACCCTGTCCCCCGGCGAGGCCCGCGCCCTGTTCCGCGCGGGCACCGCCCGCCCGACCACCGGCTGGGCGAACGGCTTCACCCAGACCAACCTGATCGCCGTCCCCGAGGACTGGGCCTACGACGTCCTGCTTTTCTGCCAGCGGAACCCGCAGCCCTGCCCGGTGCTCGACGTCAGCGATCCCGGCGACCCGTCGACGCGGCTGGCGCCCGGCGCGGACCTGCGCACCGACCTGCCGCGCTACCGGGTCTGGCAGAACGGCGCGCTCTCCGGCGAGATCCCGGACGCGAGCGGCCTGTGGCGCAGCGACATGGTCGCGTTCTCGATCGGCTGCAGCTTCACCTTCGAAGCGGCGCTGGCCGCGGAGGGCATCCCGCTGCGGCACGTCGAGCAAGGCCGCAACGTGGCGATGTACGTGACGAACCGGGAGTGCGTCCCGGCCGGGCGGCTGCACGGGCCGATGGTGGTCTCGATGCGGCAGATCCCCGAGGACCGCGTCGACGACGCCGTGCGCGTCACCCGCGGGATGCCCGCCGTGCACGGTGCGCCCGTGCACATCGGCGACCCGTCCGCGCTCGGCATCGCCGATCTCGCCCACCCCGATTTCGGGGACCCGGTCGACGCGGAACCCGGTGACGTGCCGGTGTTCTGGGCGTGCGGCGTGACCCCGCAGGCGGCGCTGATGGCCTCGCGGCCACCGTTCGCGATCACGCACGCGCCGGGCTACATGTTCGTGACCGACAAACTCGACAGTGAGTTCAGGGTGGCCTGATGGATCTCAACAGTGACCTGGGCGAGGGTTTCGGCGCCTGGAAAATGGGCGACGACGACGCCATGCTCGACATCGTCACCAGCGCGAACGTCGCGTGCGGATTCCACGCCGGTGATCCGTCGGTGATGCGGCGCGTCTGCGAACGCGCGGCGGAACGCGGTGTCGTCATCGGCGCCCACGTCGCCTACCGCGATCTGGCCGGGTTCGGGCGGCGGGCGATGGACGTCGCCC
Proteins encoded in this region:
- a CDS encoding putative hydro-lyase, encoding MTTFDEPATLSPGEARALFRAGTARPTTGWANGFTQTNLIAVPEDWAYDVLLFCQRNPQPCPVLDVSDPGDPSTRLAPGADLRTDLPRYRVWQNGALSGEIPDASGLWRSDMVAFSIGCSFTFEAALAAEGIPLRHVEQGRNVAMYVTNRECVPAGRLHGPMVVSMRQIPEDRVDDAVRVTRGMPAVHGAPVHIGDPSALGIADLAHPDFGDPVDAEPGDVPVFWACGVTPQAALMASRPPFAITHAPGYMFVTDKLDSEFRVA
- a CDS encoding GntR family transcriptional regulator — its product is MISRTSTAERVAGVLRTRIAEGFFLPGMRLSEHDIGSALGVSRNTLREAFRLLTHERLLTHELNRGVFVRVLSVEDVVDLYKVRKVVECSAVRAVTEKPPTFAKLARMVEDGRLAERSERWQDLGTANIRFHSAIAELGGSERIDELMRGIFAELRLVFHMMADPRRFHEPYLKRNAEILERIEAGDGAGAEALLAQYLTDAENQLVEAYAERSP
- a CDS encoding ROK family protein translates to MGIRMPAKRTTVRDLRRHNRSLLLSKLYFDGPLSRHELSGLTGLSAATVSNVTAELGEERLITEAGLVESDGGRPRVLLRVDPAYGHVAGVDIGETGVKVELFDLTMNRLATVEHPLASPRPDAASAVTQVASGIREVIAESGIDEATVLGVGVGVPGTVEQGSAEKGGALRVHAPTIGWKEVPLTDLLRAEGVELPLFVDNGAKTQGQGEMWFGAGRGARHAVIVLIGSGVGAAVVTDGTTYRGSTSSAGEWGHTTIVYGGQDCRCGSRGCLESYVGAEGVLARYRKARGGKTTSDEDEQTQFAALLESAGKSKAAAKVLEETAGYLGAGIGNLINLFNPERIVLGGWAGLALGEEYLPEIRRVAGEHALAHVFDQTEIELGQLGPDAVAIGAATLPVAALLDQGADPRTAGSKRGTAA
- a CDS encoding glycoside hydrolase family 16 protein, producing the protein MSISARFRRVFRRSTAVLAAAVLLGSLPATAQAPASEAAVMAATFTDDFNGPAGAGIDTSKWHFETGDNVNNHERQWYTSGTNNAALDGQGNLVITAKKENPGNYNCWYGRCEYTSARLSTQGQFTQTYGRFEARMKLPRGQGMWPAFWMLGADIGNVGWPNSGEIDIMENVGFEPNTVHGTLHGPGYSGAGGIGAGYNGPNFSDDFHTYAVDWAPNQIRWYVDGNLYQTRTPADLNGNRWVFDHPFYLILNLAVGGYWPGDPNSSTVFPQRLVVDYVHVNSSNTSGNTGRITGIGGKCVDVAAANSANGTPIQITDCNGNAAQNWTVGGDGTIRALGKCLDVSGGGTADGTAVQLWDCNGSGAQRWAVSGARDIVNPQANKCLDATGNSSANGTRLQIWTCGGGANQKWTTP
- a CDS encoding GH1 family beta-glucosidase, translating into MTEENELIGTLPSDFRWGVGSSAYQIEGAVAEDGRTPSIWDTYGQSPWAIDHGDTGEVACDHYHRMPADVALVKELGVDTYRFSVSWPRVQPRGRGSVNPAGIAFYDRLVDELLNNGIDPWLTLYHWDLPQHLEDAGGWPARDTAVRFADYAMLVFERLSDRVRHWTTLSEPWCTAMHGYVHGVMAPGRRDAKAGMAAAHHLLLGHGLAVRRMRELAPPGTKFGITLNLSTADPATPSEADREAARFEDGLGTRFYLDALVHGRYPEDVLEDLARQGIRLPSEPWDPSIIAAPLDFLGVDYYFGTRYSGVEENGNAVEHFGMPAFRKVPFGAPSTVLGWEILPDKLTELLVRITRDYPGLPLYVTENGAAFADVPDETGFVRDDDRAAYLSAHIAATAAARQAGADVRGYFAWSFLDSFEWAYGYAKRLGLVRVDRETQARTIKQSGLAYRDIVERVKKSGTGR
- a CDS encoding MFS transporter: MTATATTEDTRPFAWFRTLGSRGRRAFVGAFGGYGLDSFDYQTLPLGLAAITAYYGLSGGEAGLLGTTTLVVSAIGGIGAGILADRIGRVRTLQITIAMYTIFTVLCGFAPNFETLLVFRALQGLGFGGEWAAGAALVAEYSQAKYRGRTVAFVQSAWAVGWALSVVVYTVVFSIWSPDIAWRVMFWTGVIPALLVLWVRRNVQDAPVAEAARAAKKERGSFKGIFKPDLLRTTFFAALLATGVQGGYYTLATWLPSYLKTTRGLTVIGTGGYLAFLISGAFIGYVTGGYLTDLLGRKKTFLLFSVLSAGLIIAYTQIPAGANTLVLFLGFPLGFSMSAIFSGFGAFLAELYPSALRGTGQGFTYNLGRAIGATFPAVVGFLGAGGAMVFGAVGYGIAILALLGLPETRGRELL